The Herbiconiux sp. SALV-R1 nucleotide sequence GTCGTAGTCGAGCACGAGGGTGCGGATGCCGCGGTCGTGGGCGAGGGTGCGGGCCTGCGGCTTGATCTCCTGCGCGGCGAAGACGCCCTGCACGGGGGAGAGGTGCGGGTCGCGGTTCATGAGCTCGAGGTAGCGGGTGAGTTGCTCCACGCCGTCGATGTCGCCGCGGCGCTTGATCTCGACGGCGACAGCGGCGCCCTCCGAGTCGCGGGCGAGGATGTCGACCGGGCCGATAGCCGTCATGTACTCCCGGCGCACCAGGGTGTGGCCGTCGCCGAGCAGCTCGATCTGCTCGGCGAGGAGCTTCTGCAGGTGCGCCTCGACGCCGTCTTTGACGAGTCCGGGGTCGATGCCGAGCTCGTGCGAGGAGTCGTGCTCGACCTCGTACAGCGACACGACCAGCACGTCGTCGGTCTTCTTTTGGGTGACCTTCCAGAGCTCGGTGATTCCCGCATCCGCCTGGTCGTCGTCGGGCTCGAGCACGGTGACGGTGCAGGGCGGGCTCATCCAGTTGAGCGGCTTGTACGAGCCGCCGTCGGAGTGCACCAGCAGGCTGCCGTCGCTCTTCAGCATGAGCAGGCGCTTGGCCAGCGGCAGGTGCGCGCTGAGGCGACCCGCGTAGTCGACGGAACAGGTGGCAATGACGAGACGCACCCGACGAGCGTAACGCCGTTCGCGCCCGCCCCCCGAGCGCCGAACGACGGAGGGTGGGCGCTCAGGAGGGCTGAGGCTCCGTCGTTCGGGCGAGACGGGCGGTTTCTCCGTCGTTCGGGCGAGCGGATGCGCGGGGCGGCCGGGTGCGGAGGTGAGCGGATGCGCGGGGCGGCCGGGCACGCAGGGCCGCCCCGCGGGCGCCCCGCCTCAGGCGGAGGCGCGCGCCGTGGCGCCGCGGGCGTGGCGCTCGCGGGCGGCGGGGGAGGCGAGGCCGGCGAGCACGACGAGGGCGAGCACGAGGAGGAGGCCGTTGAGGATGCCGAACTCGTGACCGAGCAGCCCGATGACGGGCGGGCCCACAAGGAACGCCACGTACCCGATGATCGCCACGGCACTCACCCGCGCCGCCGACACGCGTGGGTCGTCGTTGTCGGCGGCCGCCGACATGCCGACCGGGAAGCCGAGCGAGCAGCCGAGGGCCCAGAGCACGGTGCCGGCGTAGCCGATCCACGTGGCCATCGGGGCGAGGGTGGGCGCGAAGATGAACACGGCGAGTCCGATCGCCCCGAGCAGCGCGCTCACCCGCAGCACGGGAACCCGCCCGAAGCGGTCGAGCACGGGCCCGCCGAGCACGCGCCCCGCCGTCATTGACACGGTGAACAGGCCGAAGACGACGGCGCCGGTGGTGTTCGACTGGTCGTAGCCGTCGACGACGGCGATCGTCAGCCAGTCGTTCGCCGACCCCTCGGCGAAGGCCATGCCGAGCATGATCACGCCGATCGCGAGCAGCCGCACGTCTTTCCACACGACCAGGCCGGCGAGCAGGCGCTCACGGAAGCCCGCCCGCGGAGCCGCTGCGACGGCCGACCCGTCGGCATCCGGTTCCGTCGCCTCGGCCCCGCGCGGCACGAAGCGGATGGCGACGAACGCCGCCACCACGATGATCGCCGCGATCACCGCGAGGTGCACCGCGACGGGCACCGCGAACAGCGACGCGAGCGCGCCGAGACCCGCGCCGGCCACCGTGCCGAAGCTGTAGAACGCGTGCATGAGGGGCATGAGGGTCTTGCCGATGGCCCGCTCGGCGGCGGCACCCTCGACGTTCATCATCACGTCGACCGCGCCGTTGCCGAAGCCGAACAGGGCGAGCCCGACGGCCACCACCGGGGCGGTGAAGAAGACGGATGCGCCCAGCCCGATGAGCACGCAACCCAGCGCCACGAGGCAGAGCGACGCCACCATGCCCGCGCGGGCACCGAGCCGCAGCATGATGGGCGGTGCGGCGACCAGGCCGATCACCGATCCCGCCGACATGGCGAAGATGAGGATGCCGACCTGGGCGGTGTCGAGCCCGAGGTTGTCGCGCACGGTCGGCAGGCGGGCGACCCAGCTGGCGAGCGAGATGCCCGAGAGCGCGAAGACCACGAAGATCGCGTTGCGCCAGGCGGTGAGCTGGGGGCGCGTGAGGGTCGCGGTCATGGTGCTCCTGAGGGGGTGGTGCTCTGCGTCGGAAAGGCTGATCGTGCAGGTCGAAACGATTCGATCGAAACGATTCGACTAGGCTAGCAAGCATGTCGAGCAGTGAGCAACCACGGGTCACGCTGTCCCTGGTCGCCGACCGCGCGGGAGTCTCGGTGTCGACGGCCTCGCTCGCCTTCAGCGGTGCCGGGCCGGTCTCCGACGCCACCCGCGACCGGGTGCTGGCCGCCGCCCGCGAGCTCGGCTACTCGGGGCCCGACCCGCGGGCGAGGTCGTTGCGGCAGGGGCGCTCGGGTGTGGTCGGCATCGTCTTCGACGAGAGCCTGCTCAACGCCTTCCGCGACCCGGTGAACGTCTCCACCCTCGACGGCATCGCCACGGGTCTCGGCACCGACAGCAACGGGCTGCTGCTCATGACCGAGTCGGGGGCGGTGGAGGGCGGCATCCGCGAGGCGGCCGTCGACGCCGCGGTGATCATGGGGTGCAGTCCGGTGTTCGGCTCGGTGATCCCGGCCCTGCAGGCCCGGGGGGTGCCCGTGGTCACGATCGAGGGCGGCGCGCAGAGCTTCGCGGCCGGCGTCACCGACATCGGACTCGACAACGCGGATGCGGCGGAGACCCTCGCACGCCACCTCGCCGAGCTGGGCCACCGGCGGGTCGCGATCATCACCCTCGGCACCGACGAGCACCGCGAGACCGGTCCGCTCACGCCGGAGCGCCGCCGCGGCATGACGACGGCGGTCGCCGCCGACCGGCTCGAGGGGGTCTTGCGCGTCTTTCCCGACGCGCCGGCCTGGTCGGCCGGGCACAACCTCGTCGAGGAAGGGGCGCTCGCCGCTCGCGCCCTGCTCGAGGGGCCGGAGGGCGAGCGGCCCACCGCGGTGCTCGCCCAGAGCGACCTGCTGGCCGTCGGCGTGCTGCAGGCCGCCCGCGACCTCGGACTCGAGGTGCCCCGCGACCTCAGCGTGACGGGTTTCGACGGCGTGCGCATCGACGGCCTCGGCGACCGCGACCTCACCACGATGCGTCAACCCGTCGCCGAGAAGGGGCGCGCCGCGGGCGCCGCCGTGGTCGAGCTGCTCGCCGGCCGGCCGGCCGCCTCAGGCGTCTTCGTCTGCACCTTCCACGAGGGCGCCACGACGGCGCCGCCGCCGGGCGGTGCTGCGACACTCGCACCGAGCGACGCGACTGCGCCGACGGCTGCCGCGGCGCCGCCGCCCGCGACGGACACCGTGCGGGGGGCGACGTCGTGATCGTCACCGTGCTCGGCACCGCCACCCCCTACCCGCGGCCCGGCAACCCGTGTTCGGGATACCTCCTGCAGGCCGGTGGCACCGGTGACGCCGGCGCGGCCCGCGGGGCCGGCGGAGCCGGCGAGGCCGGCGCGACCCGCCCCACGAACGTCTGGGTCGACGCCGGCACCGGCACGCTCGCCGAGCTGCAGCGCCACATCGCGCTCGACGAGCTCGACGCGATCGTCGTCTCGCACCGGCACGCCGACCACTCGGCCGACCTGCTGGTCGCCTACTACGCGCTCCGTTTCTCCGAGCTGCGCCCCGCGCATCCGATTCCCCTCATCGCACCCGACGGCCTCGTCGACCGGCTCGTCGCCTTCCTCGGCCCGAACGCCGTGCACGAGCTGCCGCGCGTGTTCACCCCGGTCACCATGAGCGGCTGGGGCGAGCACCACCTCGGCGACCTCACGCTCGAGTGGGGGCCGGTGCAGCACGGCGTTCCCGCCTTCGGGATCGCCGCCGTGCACGCCGGCCGCCGCCTCACCTACTCGGGCGACAGCGCACCGTGCACCTCCCTCGAAGAGCTCGGCGAGGGCGCCCACCTCATGGTCGTCGAGGCGGGTTACGACGTCGCTCCGTCGGGCCCGCCCGTGCACCACACCCCCGACGACGCGGGCCGCACCGCCGCTGCTGCCGGCGCCGAGCGGCTCCTGCTGACGCACCTCGTCGAGACGGTGGGCGACGACGAGGCGGTGAGCCGCGCATCCGCTGTGTTCACCGGCGAGGTGCTGCTCGCGCGGGTGGGTGACCGCATCGAGGTCTGACCCGAGCGGGCGAGCCTGGCGTCGGCCGCTTCAGCGCCGAGTCGGCTGAGCCCGGCGGAGACTCACGCCGGCGCCCCGGTCACGATCCACCGCGACCCCCGCGCCCGCAGCCCGAGTGTGACGGCGCGGGCGCCGATGTACCCGAGCCCGAAGGCGAGCCACAGCCACACCAGGCCGGCCGTGCCCTCCGGATGCGCGACCACGAGCACGGCGACCATCGGTGCGAAGACGGCGAGGTTCAGCACGCCCGTCCAGGCGAGGTACCGGGCGTCGCCGGCCCCGATGAGCACCCCGTCGAGCACGAAGACGAAGCCGGCCAGCGGGATGCCGACGGCCATCGTGAGGAGCGCGGCGGTGACCGCCGACTGCACCTCGGGTAGCGGGGAGAACACCGGTCCGGCGAACGGGGCGAGGGCCGCGGTCACCGCACCGAGTGCGACCCCGCTGAGCACACCCCAGCGCACCAGCCGCCTGGTGACGAGGTGCACCCGGTCGACGTCGGCGGCGCCGAGGCCGTGCCCGATCATCGCCTGCCCGGCGATGGCGAGGGAGTCGA carries:
- the nucS gene encoding endonuclease NucS, with translation MRLVIATCSVDYAGRLSAHLPLAKRLLMLKSDGSLLVHSDGGSYKPLNWMSPPCTVTVLEPDDDQADAGITELWKVTQKKTDDVLVVSLYEVEHDSSHELGIDPGLVKDGVEAHLQKLLAEQIELLGDGHTLVRREYMTAIGPVDILARDSEGAAVAVEIKRRGDIDGVEQLTRYLELMNRDPHLSPVQGVFAAQEIKPQARTLAHDRGIRTLVLDYDAMRGLDDADSRLF
- a CDS encoding sugar MFS transporter, which codes for MTATLTRPQLTAWRNAIFVVFALSGISLASWVARLPTVRDNLGLDTAQVGILIFAMSAGSVIGLVAAPPIMLRLGARAGMVASLCLVALGCVLIGLGASVFFTAPVVAVGLALFGFGNGAVDVMMNVEGAAAERAIGKTLMPLMHAFYSFGTVAGAGLGALASLFAVPVAVHLAVIAAIIVVAAFVAIRFVPRGAEATEPDADGSAVAAAPRAGFRERLLAGLVVWKDVRLLAIGVIMLGMAFAEGSANDWLTIAVVDGYDQSNTTGAVVFGLFTVSMTAGRVLGGPVLDRFGRVPVLRVSALLGAIGLAVFIFAPTLAPMATWIGYAGTVLWALGCSLGFPVGMSAAADNDDPRVSAARVSAVAIIGYVAFLVGPPVIGLLGHEFGILNGLLLVLALVVLAGLASPAARERHARGATARASA
- a CDS encoding LacI family DNA-binding transcriptional regulator, coding for MSSSEQPRVTLSLVADRAGVSVSTASLAFSGAGPVSDATRDRVLAAARELGYSGPDPRARSLRQGRSGVVGIVFDESLLNAFRDPVNVSTLDGIATGLGTDSNGLLLMTESGAVEGGIREAAVDAAVIMGCSPVFGSVIPALQARGVPVVTIEGGAQSFAAGVTDIGLDNADAAETLARHLAELGHRRVAIITLGTDEHRETGPLTPERRRGMTTAVAADRLEGVLRVFPDAPAWSAGHNLVEEGALAARALLEGPEGERPTAVLAQSDLLAVGVLQAARDLGLEVPRDLSVTGFDGVRIDGLGDRDLTTMRQPVAEKGRAAGAAVVELLAGRPAASGVFVCTFHEGATTAPPPGGAATLAPSDATAPTAAAAPPPATDTVRGATS
- a CDS encoding MBL fold metallo-hydrolase, with the translated sequence MIVTVLGTATPYPRPGNPCSGYLLQAGGTGDAGAARGAGGAGEAGATRPTNVWVDAGTGTLAELQRHIALDELDAIVVSHRHADHSADLLVAYYALRFSELRPAHPIPLIAPDGLVDRLVAFLGPNAVHELPRVFTPVTMSGWGEHHLGDLTLEWGPVQHGVPAFGIAAVHAGRRLTYSGDSAPCTSLEELGEGAHLMVVEAGYDVAPSGPPVHHTPDDAGRTAAAAGAERLLLTHLVETVGDDEAVSRASAVFTGEVLLARVGDRIEV